In the Natronobacterium texcoconense genome, one interval contains:
- a CDS encoding CoA-binding protein has translation MTVESDDEIREALEYETIAVVGCSSTPGKAAHDVPAYLRDRGYDVIPVNPFADEIFGREAFDSLADIDAEIDVVCIFRPSEEVSQIVDEALERDDVDVVWTQQGIRDDEAARRARDDGRTVVQGRCMKVDHRRLIT, from the coding sequence ATGACCGTCGAGTCCGACGACGAGATCAGAGAAGCACTCGAGTACGAGACGATCGCCGTGGTCGGCTGCTCGAGTACGCCGGGGAAAGCGGCTCACGACGTCCCTGCCTATCTTCGCGATCGGGGGTACGACGTGATTCCGGTCAACCCGTTCGCCGACGAGATTTTCGGACGAGAAGCGTTCGATTCGCTCGCCGACATCGACGCCGAGATCGACGTCGTCTGTATTTTCCGGCCGAGCGAGGAGGTCAGTCAGATCGTCGACGAGGCGCTCGAGCGCGACGACGTCGACGTCGTCTGGACCCAGCAGGGTATCCGCGACGACGAGGCGGCCAGGCGTGCGAGAGACGACGGTCGAACGGTAGTGCAAGGCCGTTGTATGAAAGTCGACCACCGGCGACTGATCACATGA
- a CDS encoding geranylgeranylglycerol-phosphate geranylgeranyltransferase, with protein MTAGETIRGLLELTRPVNVIAASVLTFIGAFVAGGIAEQPFAVAAAVGATGLAVGAGNAINDYFDREIDRINQPDRAIPRGAVSPRGALAFSIVLFVLAVALAVTLPWLAIAIAGINLVALVAYTEFFKGLPGLGNALVAYLVGSTFLFGAAAVGEVGPAVVLFLLAALATLTREIVKDVEDLEGDREEGLNTLPIAIGERRALWIAAALLVVGVLASPLPYLLEYFGAVYLVLVVPADLVMLAAAVRSFDDPTAGQSWLKYGMFLAALAFVVGRASMEFGLF; from the coding sequence ATGACAGCGGGGGAGACGATCCGCGGGCTACTAGAGTTGACGCGGCCGGTAAACGTGATTGCGGCGAGTGTGCTGACGTTCATTGGGGCGTTCGTCGCTGGCGGGATCGCAGAGCAGCCGTTCGCGGTGGCAGCGGCGGTGGGCGCGACCGGGCTGGCGGTGGGTGCCGGGAACGCGATCAACGACTACTTCGATCGGGAGATCGACCGAATCAACCAGCCCGACAGGGCGATTCCACGCGGTGCGGTGAGTCCTCGGGGTGCACTGGCCTTTAGCATCGTCCTGTTCGTGCTAGCGGTCGCGCTTGCGGTGACGCTACCGTGGCTGGCGATCGCGATTGCGGGGATCAACCTCGTCGCGCTGGTCGCCTACACCGAGTTCTTCAAGGGACTCCCCGGGCTCGGGAACGCGCTGGTCGCGTACCTCGTCGGGAGTACGTTCCTGTTCGGTGCCGCGGCGGTCGGCGAGGTGGGTCCGGCGGTCGTGCTCTTCTTGCTCGCGGCGCTCGCGACCTTGACTCGAGAGATCGTCAAGGACGTCGAGGATCTCGAGGGCGACCGCGAGGAGGGACTGAACACACTGCCGATCGCGATCGGCGAGCGACGGGCGCTGTGGATCGCCGCCGCGTTGCTCGTGGTCGGTGTGCTCGCGAGTCCACTTCCCTACCTTCTCGAGTACTTCGGCGCTGTCTATCTGGTGCTGGTCGTCCCGGCGGACCTGGTCATGCTCGCTGCGGCCGTCCGGAGCTTCGACGACCCGACCGCGGGCCAGTCCTGGCTGAAGTACGGGATGTTCCTCGCGGCGCTCGCGTTCGTCGTGGGACGCGCGTCGATGGAGTTCGGCTTGTTCTGA
- a CDS encoding DUF7511 domain-containing protein, producing the protein MTVNELPQPDDGQTADAPLELLTDDEEVWTAVPVDATGDDRVTKWISVDCELLCDLEEWR; encoded by the coding sequence ATGACGGTGAACGAGCTTCCCCAGCCGGACGACGGCCAGACCGCGGACGCACCGCTCGAGTTGCTCACGGACGACGAGGAGGTCTGGACGGCCGTTCCGGTCGATGCGACGGGGGACGATCGGGTGACGAAGTGGATCTCGGTCGACTGTGAGCTGCTCTGTGACCTCGAGGAGTGGCGCTAA
- a CDS encoding S9 family peptidase, which produces MTREIRHYLSARSTKGPTLAPDGRLAFLGDTTGTMQVWTLEKPREWPTQRTFYDDRVSFVSWSPAGDEIVFGKDAGADEHDQLFRLEPDDGTIEQLTDRPDAIHAWGGWSPGGDRIAFAANRRDSSNFDVYVIDVSDQPSSETERDPTLVCEGDGRLQVSNWGPDGERLLVTKAHASSDDDLHVVDVETGERRHVTPHEGHVRYRDPTFGPNGDAIYCVSDANADTLELVRIDLDSLEVETVVDGGEWSIDGFALEAESGRLAFTRNVDGYSELHVGRLASPTEADTVEAEVPEGVVSDLTIGSEGERAAMTVSATDLNYSIYTVDLEGVGEDTAPEVERWTCPSSGGVPLEEYHDPDLVRYETFDGREIPAFFTLPDDYEEGETPVIVDIHGGPHSQRRPSWRNRPVRQYFLDAGYAIFEPNVRGSSGYGREYAALDDVEKRMDSVRDVAAGVEWLRDRPELDADSIVCYGRSYGGFMVLACITEYPDLWAAAVDFVGIADWITFLENTGDYRRSHREAEYGSLEEDREFLESISPIHDVDRIECPLFVQHGANDPRVPVGEARQIADAVEEQGVPVETCIFEDEGHHTTKLENRVEQFERIADFLEEYV; this is translated from the coding sequence GTGACACGGGAGATCCGACACTACCTGAGTGCGCGCAGCACGAAAGGACCGACGCTCGCACCGGATGGTCGGCTGGCGTTTCTCGGGGATACGACCGGAACGATGCAGGTCTGGACCCTCGAGAAACCCCGAGAGTGGCCGACCCAGCGGACGTTCTACGACGATCGCGTCTCGTTCGTCTCGTGGTCGCCCGCTGGAGACGAGATCGTCTTCGGGAAGGACGCTGGAGCCGACGAACACGACCAGCTGTTCCGGCTCGAGCCCGACGATGGAACGATCGAACAGCTCACTGATCGCCCGGACGCGATCCACGCGTGGGGTGGCTGGAGCCCCGGGGGTGATCGAATCGCGTTCGCTGCCAATCGCCGGGACTCGTCGAATTTCGACGTGTACGTGATAGACGTCTCCGACCAGCCCTCGTCCGAAACCGAACGCGACCCGACGCTCGTCTGCGAGGGCGACGGCCGACTCCAGGTGAGCAACTGGGGTCCGGACGGCGAGCGACTGCTGGTCACGAAGGCCCACGCCAGTTCCGACGACGACCTCCACGTGGTCGACGTGGAAACCGGCGAACGCCGACACGTCACGCCACACGAGGGCCACGTCCGCTACCGCGATCCGACGTTCGGGCCGAACGGCGACGCGATCTACTGTGTGAGCGACGCGAACGCCGACACTCTGGAACTCGTGCGGATCGATCTGGACAGCCTCGAGGTCGAGACGGTCGTCGATGGTGGCGAGTGGAGCATCGACGGGTTTGCGCTCGAGGCCGAAAGCGGTCGGCTTGCGTTCACGCGCAACGTCGACGGCTACTCCGAACTCCACGTCGGCCGGCTGGCGTCTCCGACAGAGGCCGACACGGTCGAGGCCGAGGTTCCAGAAGGCGTCGTTTCCGACCTGACGATCGGTTCTGAAGGCGAGCGAGCGGCGATGACGGTCTCTGCGACCGATCTGAACTACTCGATCTACACGGTGGATCTCGAGGGCGTCGGTGAGGACACAGCCCCAGAAGTAGAACGCTGGACGTGTCCCTCGTCGGGCGGCGTCCCGCTCGAGGAGTACCACGACCCCGATCTGGTCCGGTACGAGACGTTCGACGGGAGGGAGATTCCTGCGTTCTTCACCCTTCCGGACGACTACGAGGAAGGAGAGACGCCGGTGATCGTGGACATCCACGGTGGACCGCACTCGCAGCGTCGACCCTCGTGGCGTAACCGTCCAGTCCGGCAGTACTTCCTGGACGCCGGCTACGCCATCTTCGAGCCGAACGTCCGCGGGTCGTCGGGCTATGGCCGCGAGTACGCTGCCCTCGACGACGTCGAGAAGCGAATGGACTCGGTTCGCGACGTCGCGGCGGGCGTCGAGTGGCTCCGCGACCGACCCGAGCTAGACGCCGATTCGATCGTCTGCTACGGCCGGTCCTACGGCGGGTTCATGGTGCTCGCCTGCATCACCGAGTACCCCGACCTGTGGGCGGCCGCCGTCGACTTCGTCGGCATCGCCGACTGGATCACGTTCCTCGAGAACACCGGCGACTACCGCCGCTCCCACCGCGAGGCCGAGTACGGCTCGCTCGAGGAGGATCGGGAGTTCCTCGAGTCGATCAGCCCCATCCACGACGTCGACCGGATCGAGTGCCCGCTGTTCGTCCAGCACGGCGCGAACGACCCGCGCGTTCCTGTGGGCGAGGCACGACAGATCGCCGACGCCGTCGAGGAGCAGGGCGTCCCCGTTGAGACCTGTATCTTCGAGGACGAAGGCCATCACACGACCAAACTCGAGAATCGGGTTGAACAGTTCGAGCGGATCGCTGATTTCCTCGAGGAGTACGTGTAG
- a CDS encoding type IV pilin has protein sequence MFDTLTQQFGSEDERAVSPVIGVILMVAITVILAAVIATFVLGIGDDIQQDPQAGVNIDDADKSEVEVSVTSLGNADGVAIVDTSDGTFENNSSNIDGNGVLTSTGMSATVTGGDSYTVIAYLGDEPTNDSEPVDDQVSATASINSFETET, from the coding sequence ATGTTCGACACACTAACTCAACAGTTCGGAAGCGAGGACGAACGTGCCGTTTCGCCAGTTATTGGCGTTATTCTCATGGTCGCGATTACAGTCATTCTCGCGGCCGTGATCGCGACGTTCGTACTCGGAATCGGCGACGACATTCAGCAGGACCCACAGGCGGGCGTGAACATCGACGACGCCGACAAGAGCGAAGTTGAAGTATCCGTGACGTCGCTGGGTAACGCTGACGGTGTTGCGATCGTAGATACTAGCGATGGCACGTTTGAGAATAATTCGAGTAATATCGACGGCAATGGAGTCCTGACCTCAACGGGTATGTCAGCTACAGTTACTGGAGGGGACAGCTATACGGTTATAGCGTATCTGGGCGATGAACCTACAAACGATAGCGAACCAGTCGACGATCAGGTCAGCGCCACAGCATCGATCAATAGCTTTGAGACCGAAACCTAA
- a CDS encoding universal stress protein, producing the protein MTFVVPFDGSDLAEAALVRAVEYGRALEEDVAAVTVVPERTRYAREKGWIDEDEPYDVDAVVDCLREQVEALASDATFEYERIREFPPEDRIADHVERLALEHDPSVVFLGSDNVGRVVTPLTSVGVHVAAERSYDVFVVRHVSPPKVDTIQPHTEFYDRSQ; encoded by the coding sequence ATGACGTTCGTCGTTCCCTTCGACGGATCGGACCTCGCGGAAGCCGCGCTCGTCAGGGCTGTCGAATACGGTCGCGCACTCGAGGAGGACGTGGCAGCCGTAACGGTCGTTCCCGAACGAACCAGATACGCACGCGAAAAGGGCTGGATCGACGAGGACGAACCCTACGACGTCGACGCCGTCGTCGACTGTCTCCGGGAGCAGGTCGAGGCGCTCGCTTCCGACGCGACCTTCGAATACGAACGCATCAGGGAGTTCCCACCGGAGGACCGGATCGCCGACCACGTCGAACGCCTGGCACTCGAGCACGACCCCAGCGTCGTTTTCCTCGGCAGCGACAACGTCGGCCGCGTCGTGACGCCGCTGACGAGTGTCGGCGTTCACGTCGCCGCCGAGCGATCATACGACGTCTTCGTCGTTCGACACGTCTCCCCACCAAAAGTAGACACCATCCAACCACACACGGAGTTCTACGACCGGAGTCAGTAA
- a CDS encoding sugar phosphate isomerase/epimerase family protein: MELGLTVGDSIDRTERTIDGFDFAELSVGEGTDTDAIDRERLETVLDDAGADLCVHLPFKQVVATSVPEINDAILSYLTRLLEWAGSVDARKAVLHGTARNPHDTDLRPIFADQLEAIDAAAETEDVELVVENVGHQKRGLPLSVLGDLAAETDTAVCFDVGHAYMEDGNDGVDRFLSGYGDLVSHLHVHDARSRGDTHIPIGAGEIDYDIVTDHLAGFDGTVAIEVFTDDLELLCDTGERARAALETEDSS, encoded by the coding sequence ATGGAGCTCGGGCTCACCGTGGGCGATTCGATCGACCGGACGGAACGGACTATCGACGGCTTCGACTTCGCGGAGCTGTCGGTCGGCGAGGGAACCGACACCGACGCAATCGACCGGGAGCGCCTCGAGACCGTCCTCGACGACGCGGGCGCCGACCTCTGTGTCCACCTGCCGTTCAAACAGGTCGTCGCGACGTCCGTTCCCGAGATCAACGACGCTATCCTGTCGTACCTGACGCGACTGCTCGAGTGGGCAGGCTCCGTCGACGCGCGAAAGGCCGTTCTCCACGGCACCGCTCGCAACCCCCACGACACTGACCTCCGGCCGATTTTCGCGGACCAGCTCGAGGCGATCGACGCGGCAGCCGAGACGGAGGACGTCGAACTCGTCGTCGAGAACGTCGGTCACCAGAAACGAGGGCTCCCGCTCTCGGTGCTCGGGGATCTCGCGGCGGAAACCGACACTGCAGTCTGTTTCGACGTCGGCCACGCCTACATGGAAGACGGCAACGACGGCGTCGACCGGTTCCTCTCGGGCTACGGCGACCTCGTCTCCCACCTCCACGTCCACGACGCCCGCAGCCGCGGCGACACCCACATTCCGATCGGAGCCGGCGAGATCGACTACGACATCGTTACCGACCACCTCGCAGGATTCGACGGCACCGTCGCAATCGAGGTCTTCACGGACGACCTCGAACTGTTGTGCGACACCGGTGAGCGAGCGAGGGCTGCACTCGAGACCGAAGACAGTTCGTAA
- a CDS encoding pyridoxamine 5'-phosphate oxidase family protein: protein MKGLRWVNLTEPERNEFLGKGGTGVLTFGTGADESPTAFPVSYGYAAEGGTFYFRLSFPPGTSKEDVIDNPVTLVVYGETDEGWRSVVARGPLEPLSDLPEDSITVQQMWAVKIPTVDIFDRPRDEIPFQDFCLDPETVTGRKSVPD, encoded by the coding sequence ATGAAGGGACTTCGATGGGTCAATTTGACCGAACCGGAGCGAAACGAGTTCCTGGGAAAAGGTGGAACCGGGGTGCTGACGTTTGGAACCGGAGCCGACGAGTCGCCGACTGCGTTTCCGGTCTCGTACGGATACGCTGCCGAAGGCGGAACCTTCTATTTTCGGCTCTCCTTCCCTCCGGGAACCAGCAAGGAAGACGTTATCGACAACCCGGTGACGCTCGTCGTCTACGGCGAAACCGACGAAGGCTGGCGAAGCGTCGTCGCGAGAGGCCCGCTCGAGCCACTCTCTGACCTGCCGGAGGACTCGATCACAGTCCAGCAGATGTGGGCAGTCAAAATCCCGACCGTCGACATCTTCGACCGGCCACGGGACGAGATTCCGTTTCAGGACTTTTGCCTGGATCCGGAGACTGTCACGGGTCGAAAGAGCGTTCCCGACTGA
- a CDS encoding CBS domain-containing protein: MCARVTDVMTEDVVTCERETALEAAAKRMVAEEVGSVVVTTDGTPYGIVTETDVVYASYRADRPISEIPTQKVTSHPLETVEPTAPVRLAAERMREERIKKLVVLEDLTLRGIVTTWDLVEHYGELTRNVKAIRQRRQRRAGEWTDF, from the coding sequence ATGTGTGCCCGCGTCACGGACGTCATGACCGAGGACGTCGTCACCTGCGAGCGTGAGACGGCTCTCGAGGCGGCGGCGAAACGAATGGTCGCCGAGGAGGTCGGTAGCGTCGTCGTTACGACCGACGGTACGCCGTACGGGATCGTCACCGAGACGGACGTCGTCTACGCTAGCTACCGGGCCGATCGACCGATTTCGGAGATTCCGACACAGAAGGTTACGAGCCATCCGTTGGAAACCGTCGAACCGACGGCCCCCGTGCGGTTGGCCGCCGAACGGATGCGCGAGGAGCGAATCAAGAAACTCGTCGTGCTCGAGGATCTGACCCTGCGCGGTATCGTGACGACCTGGGATCTCGTGGAACACTACGGCGAGTTGACGCGAAACGTCAAGGCGATCCGTCAGCGTCGACAGCGACGCGCCGGCGAGTGGACGGATTTTTGA
- a CDS encoding vitamin K epoxide reductase family protein, producing the protein MSTQTRSIQSFDSEWEYASSVSFLFGAFAAVAIVGWLASTLLTAIHVFAIPAIPADAPVQGSMEVITSQWAYVFGVPLATFGAFYYLTTLGLTLWWFDTRHPLIVKILTPITASGVVFSAFFVWLQLVPIGAICPFCMMSAAATVILFGLELAILRQSNAPPLSEMVGDFGRLLGQTNVAVVVVPMLIGLVSVGGMFLIPLLPLPDPVPFA; encoded by the coding sequence ATGTCAACGCAAACTCGATCCATCCAATCTTTCGACTCCGAGTGGGAGTACGCCTCGAGCGTCTCGTTCCTGTTCGGGGCGTTCGCGGCAGTAGCGATCGTCGGCTGGCTGGCCAGTACGCTGCTGACCGCGATTCACGTGTTCGCCATTCCTGCAATACCGGCGGACGCACCAGTGCAGGGCAGTATGGAGGTCATCACGAGCCAGTGGGCCTACGTCTTCGGCGTTCCGCTCGCGACGTTCGGGGCGTTCTACTATCTGACCACGCTCGGGCTCACGCTCTGGTGGTTCGACACGCGCCACCCGCTGATCGTCAAGATCCTCACGCCGATCACGGCGTCGGGCGTCGTCTTCTCGGCGTTTTTCGTCTGGCTCCAGCTCGTCCCGATCGGCGCGATTTGCCCGTTCTGTATGATGTCCGCAGCCGCGACCGTGATCCTGTTCGGGCTCGAGCTAGCGATCCTCCGACAGAGTAACGCGCCGCCGCTCTCCGAGATGGTCGGCGACTTCGGCCGTCTGCTCGGCCAGACCAACGTCGCCGTCGTCGTCGTCCCGATGCTGATCGGCCTGGTGAGCGTCGGCGGGATGTTCCTGATCCCGCTGCTGCCGCTCCCGGACCCGGTTCCGTTCGCGTAA
- a CDS encoding methyltransferase domain-containing protein, producing MSHSLDTRKLEQEVKAVYSDVARTPDEEFHFEMGRPLAERLGYPPDELDEIPEAAVDSFAGVGYHFDLADLQVGEDLLDLGSGSGMDAFVAAMHVGDSGSVIGLDMTDEQLAKARALRDDAGLENVRFEQGYVERLPFADESFDVVVSNGVINLSAEKDRVFEEIHRVLRPGGRLAVSDIISESRMPASIKENADLWAACIGGAEQIDDYASLLELPGFEMTASRDNPQYEFTSERAQGACQRYGVKSISLVARKE from the coding sequence ATGTCCCACTCGCTCGACACCCGGAAACTCGAGCAGGAGGTCAAAGCCGTCTACAGCGACGTCGCCCGGACGCCCGACGAGGAGTTTCACTTCGAGATGGGGCGTCCGCTGGCGGAACGGCTGGGGTATCCACCCGACGAACTCGACGAGATTCCCGAAGCCGCCGTCGACTCGTTCGCAGGAGTGGGATACCACTTCGATCTCGCCGATCTCCAGGTGGGTGAGGACCTGCTCGATCTCGGCAGCGGCTCCGGGATGGACGCCTTCGTCGCCGCGATGCACGTCGGCGATAGCGGGAGCGTGATCGGACTCGACATGACCGACGAACAACTGGCGAAGGCTCGAGCGTTGCGGGACGATGCTGGACTCGAGAACGTCCGTTTCGAACAGGGATACGTCGAGCGACTCCCCTTCGCGGACGAGTCGTTCGACGTCGTCGTCTCCAACGGCGTGATCAACCTCTCGGCGGAGAAAGACCGCGTCTTCGAGGAGATCCATCGCGTACTCAGGCCCGGCGGACGGCTCGCAGTTTCGGACATCATCAGCGAGTCGCGGATGCCCGCGAGCATCAAGGAGAACGCAGACCTGTGGGCGGCGTGTATCGGCGGCGCCGAACAGATCGACGACTACGCGTCGCTGCTCGAGCTACCAGGGTTCGAGATGACGGCCTCGAGGGACAACCCACAGTACGAGTTCACCTCGGAACGAGCACAGGGTGCGTGCCAGCGGTACGGCGTGAAGAGCATCTCGCTCGTCGCTCGGAAGGAGTGA
- a CDS encoding OsmC family protein, giving the protein MSVTNGVDVTALGQAVEAITEEPDVGRFTFRAETEWDGALRGVTRIDDFDQGGERIHTETFEIGGDEPEQILGERTAPNAVELLLAAIGSCLTVGYAANAAAMDIELEELRFELEGDVDLRGFLGISEEVRPGYDTVTCTVHVDTDATEEAVAELQERVERTSPLVDNVANGVTLETDLEVS; this is encoded by the coding sequence ATGTCAGTAACAAATGGCGTAGACGTAACAGCACTCGGCCAGGCGGTCGAGGCGATCACCGAAGAACCCGACGTCGGCCGGTTCACGTTCCGAGCGGAGACCGAGTGGGACGGAGCACTCAGGGGCGTAACCAGAATCGACGACTTCGACCAGGGCGGCGAACGGATTCACACCGAGACGTTCGAAATCGGCGGCGACGAACCGGAACAGATCCTCGGCGAACGAACGGCACCGAACGCGGTGGAACTGCTCCTCGCCGCGATCGGTTCGTGTCTGACCGTCGGCTACGCAGCGAACGCCGCGGCCATGGACATCGAACTCGAGGAGCTTCGGTTCGAACTGGAAGGCGACGTAGACCTCCGGGGGTTCCTCGGAATCTCGGAGGAGGTTCGTCCGGGCTACGACACCGTGACGTGTACCGTCCACGTCGACACGGACGCCACGGAGGAAGCGGTCGCAGAACTTCAGGAGCGGGTGGAACGCACCTCGCCACTGGTAGACAACGTCGCGAACGGCGTCACGCTCGAGACCGACCTCGAGGTGAGCTAA
- a CDS encoding RNA-guided endonuclease InsQ/TnpB family protein has protein sequence MLETTRTYVARITNHSQVRDDLDQCGFAASKLWNVGRYYIQERWDENGEIPDEAELKSELKDHERYSDLHSQSSQRVLEELAEAFTGWYNSDDGNNPPGYRKHGDRHPRSTVTWKQKGIKHDDKHGQLRLSKGWNLKDGRSDFILAEYETRPDVEVENIQQVRAVWNGDEWELHLVCKKEIPVEDTPGDNTAGIDLGISNYLAIDYEDGSSELYPGNVLKEDKHYFTRDEYQTEGENGPSKRARKARRKLSRRKDHFLHTLSKHIVQRCVEEGVEKIAVGDLSDIREDENGDSRNWGASGNKQLHGWEFDRFTNLLEYKAEEHGILVDRVDEENTSKTCSCCGQIRDSNRVERGLYVCESCETTMNADVNGAVNIRRKITQSPPTGDMSNGWLAQPGVFLFDRESGRFTPRERGDCKP, from the coding sequence ATGCTGGAGACGACCCGCACCTACGTCGCACGCATCACGAACCATAGTCAGGTTCGTGACGACCTCGACCAGTGCGGGTTCGCAGCATCCAAACTGTGGAATGTCGGACGCTACTACATCCAAGAACGGTGGGACGAAAACGGCGAAATCCCTGACGAAGCCGAACTCAAATCGGAGTTGAAAGACCACGAACGCTACAGTGACCTGCATTCTCAGTCAAGCCAGCGAGTTCTCGAAGAACTTGCTGAGGCGTTCACCGGCTGGTACAACTCCGACGACGGCAATAACCCACCCGGCTATCGGAAACATGGCGACCGACACCCACGCTCCACTGTGACGTGGAAACAGAAAGGCATCAAACATGACGACAAGCACGGCCAGCTTCGCCTCTCGAAAGGCTGGAATCTGAAAGACGGACGGTCAGACTTCATCCTCGCCGAGTACGAAACTCGGCCCGACGTAGAAGTGGAGAACATCCAGCAAGTGCGTGCCGTCTGGAACGGCGACGAGTGGGAACTGCACCTCGTCTGCAAGAAAGAGATTCCAGTCGAGGATACTCCCGGTGACAACACGGCGGGTATCGACCTCGGTATCAGCAACTACCTCGCTATTGACTACGAAGACGGCTCTTCGGAGTTGTATCCGGGGAACGTACTGAAAGAGGACAAGCACTACTTCACCCGCGACGAGTACCAGACCGAAGGGGAGAACGGACCGTCAAAGCGTGCGCGGAAAGCCCGCAGGAAACTCTCTCGGCGCAAAGACCATTTCCTCCACACCCTCTCGAAACACATCGTACAACGGTGTGTCGAAGAAGGCGTGGAGAAGATAGCAGTTGGCGACCTCAGCGACATCCGCGAAGACGAGAACGGCGACTCGCGGAACTGGGGTGCGTCGGGGAACAAGCAACTCCACGGATGGGAGTTCGACCGCTTCACGAACCTGCTCGAATACAAGGCTGAGGAACACGGGATCCTCGTTGACCGCGTAGACGAGGAGAATACGAGCAAAACGTGTTCGTGTTGCGGGCAGATTCGAGACAGCAACCGCGTGGAGCGTGGTCTGTACGTCTGTGAGTCGTGCGAAACGACGATGAATGCAGACGTAAACGGTGCGGTGAACATCCGGCGAAAGATAACTCAGAGTCCCCCGACCGGGGATATGAGTAACGGCTGGTTGGCACAGCCTGGAGTCTTCCTGTTCGACCGCGAGAGCGGACGGTTCACACCGAGAGAACGGGGAGACTGCAAACCCTAA
- a CDS encoding NAD(P)/FAD-dependent oxidoreductase, producing MNEAKDVTEIRDVVIAGSGVAGLSAAVYAARADLEPLVLEGPEPGGQLTLTTDVENFLGFHEGVGGMELIQRGKEQAESFGAEFTHGTIEDATLDGRPFELELANGDVLRTRALIVATGASARWVGAENEDELMGYGLSTCATCDGAFHRGDDVLVIGGGDSAMEEALFLTKFADSVTVVHRRDELRASEVMANRALEHDDVEFQWNTELLEIHGSQETGVTGATLISHPDGLPKKKLDDGEDVERERVDVGGIFYGVGHVPNTDFLEGTPVELADSGHLETLEGMTTETSVAGVFGAGDVMDPDYRQAITSAGTGSMAALDAEEWLEKQVDEGTQELLAEASD from the coding sequence ATGAACGAGGCGAAAGACGTGACCGAGATTCGAGACGTAGTGATCGCTGGATCCGGCGTCGCCGGCCTCTCGGCGGCGGTCTATGCCGCACGAGCCGACCTCGAGCCGCTCGTGCTCGAGGGCCCCGAACCCGGCGGCCAGCTCACGCTGACGACCGACGTCGAGAACTTCCTCGGCTTCCACGAGGGCGTCGGCGGGATGGAACTGATCCAGCGCGGGAAAGAGCAAGCCGAGTCGTTCGGCGCCGAGTTCACCCACGGAACTATCGAGGACGCGACGCTCGATGGTCGGCCGTTCGAACTCGAACTCGCGAACGGAGACGTCCTCCGAACGCGGGCACTGATCGTCGCGACCGGCGCCAGCGCCCGCTGGGTCGGCGCCGAGAACGAGGACGAACTGATGGGCTACGGCCTCTCGACGTGTGCGACCTGTGACGGTGCCTTCCACCGTGGCGACGACGTGCTCGTGATCGGTGGCGGCGACTCCGCGATGGAGGAAGCACTCTTCCTCACGAAGTTCGCCGACAGCGTCACCGTCGTCCACCGCCGCGACGAGCTACGAGCCTCGGAGGTGATGGCCAACCGCGCGCTCGAACACGACGACGTCGAGTTCCAGTGGAACACCGAACTGCTCGAGATTCACGGCAGTCAGGAGACCGGCGTCACCGGCGCGACGCTGATCTCGCATCCCGACGGCCTTCCGAAGAAGAAACTAGACGACGGCGAGGACGTCGAGCGTGAACGAGTCGACGTCGGCGGCATCTTCTACGGCGTCGGTCACGTCCCGAACACCGACTTCCTCGAGGGAACGCCCGTCGAACTGGCCGACAGCGGCCACCTCGAGACGCTCGAGGGCATGACGACCGAGACGTCCGTCGCGGGCGTCTTCGGCGCAGGCGACGTGATGGACCCCGACTACCGGCAGGCGATCACCTCTGCCGGCACGGGGAGTATGGCCGCACTCGACGCCGAGGAGTGGCTCGAGAAGCAGGTCGACGAAGGAACGCAGGAGTTGCTCGCGGAAGCGAGCGACTAG